The proteins below are encoded in one region of Tamandua tetradactyla isolate mTamTet1 chromosome 9, mTamTet1.pri, whole genome shotgun sequence:
- the MS4A13 gene encoding membrane-spanning 4-domains subfamily A member 13 gives MAPYMNPKISSADGLALGAVQIMIGLFHVLMWYLLLVLYMGQTKGVFGAYEPITYKAACSLWGVFFILSGISIIKVARDPNQRTITHALILSIICMVASVVALCLTISELSHFRSLSYRNYGQAKVGREISRVLMFSYPLEFSIALVYLILIYMGSSPSNEGSLTHTEDAESTF, from the exons ATGGCTCCATATATGAATCCAAAAATCTCTTCAGCAGATGGTCTTGCTTTAGGG GCTGTCCAGATTATGATTGGCCTCTTCCATGTTCTGATGTGGTATCTCCTACTGGTTTTATATATGGGACAAACTAAAGGAGTCTTTGGGGCATATGAACCTATAACTTACAAAGCAGCATGTTCTTTATGGGGAGTCTTT TTTATCCTTTCAGGAATCTCCATAATAAAAGTAGCAAGGGATCCAAATCAACGTACG ATTACACATGCTTTGATCCTGAGCATCATTTGCATGGTTGCTTCAGTTGTTGCATTATGTCTAACAATAAGTGAATTATCTCATTTTAGATCTCTGTCATACAGGAATTATGGACAAGCA aaagttgGTAGGGAAATTTCACgtgttttaatgttttcctaCCCATTGGAATTTTCTATTGCACTTGTATACTTGATCCTGATCTATATGGGTTCG agtcCAAGTAATGAAGGCAGTCTAACGCATACAGAAGACGCTGagagtactttttaa